The segment AATATCGTCCACCGAAACTATATTAGCGATGTTGCGAGTAGTAAAAATCATTCCAGGATCGGTTTTGGTGATAACGTCGATCGGAACCCTCGAATCGCTACATCCGATAAAAAGAATTTGCGGTGTTTGTCCTTCTGCCAGTTTAGAAAAGAACATAGGGTCCTGATCAGTCCTTTCCTTGGCCCAATCTCGATTATTGTTCAGAAGCTTACGATAAGAGCGATCCATTTCTTCCTTAAGGTCCTGTATATCATTGTTCATATTCGGAATGCCTCCTAGAATCACTGAAATATTCTTACGCGCTGCCCGATTCCGAAATTCATGAATTAGTTCCGTAACGTCTTGGTCTATGTGTAAGGTGCGACTTCCGTCGATTTCCAACGTAATGCCTACCGGTTGCTGCTCTAATATTTCCCGGATCCTCGCCTTATGGAAAAATCCTAAATTTTCTCCCAATACGATTCTTCTGAATTTTCCATGATCCTCGATCCTAATCACGACGGTCCGGTGGTCTTCGTACAGGACGAAAACCAAGGAAAGGATAATCCCACAAAACGTTCCAATAAGGAGATCGCTGAATAAGGTAATGATTACCGTTCCTAAAAAAGGTAACCATTGAGAAATTCTACGAGAGAGGATCGTTCGAAAAATTTTTGGCTTCGCTAATTTGATTCCTATCACCACTAAAATGGCTGCAAGGGAAGCCAAAGGAATCCGATTCATCAGAGTAGGAAGTAGCAATATGCTGAGCGCGATTAACACACCGTGCAAAATAACCGATACTTTGGATTTAGCCCCCGAAGCGATATTTACCGAACCCCGAACGATCACGCTAGTCAACGGAATCCCGCCTATCAATCCGCACGCGATGTTTCCTACGCCTTGTGCTAGTAGTTCCCTGGACATAGGTGTCTTTCTCCCTTCTTCATCCAAGCGATCGATAATTTCGACGCAAAGCAAGGATTCAACGGAAGCGACTAAGGCGATCAGCAGCCCCAAACTCCAAACACTTGGATTTCTCCATGCAGAAAAATTCGGATACGTGAGTTGGCCGAATAAGTCGGAAGGATTTTTTAAGATCGGGAGCTGAACCAAATGATCTCTTCCTAACGCAAATTCCGGATTAAATCCTTCCAAACATACGTTCAACAATACACCGGTTCCGATAGCGATCAAAGAAGCAGGTAGAAATCGAAACTTCTCGGCAATTTTTTTCTCCCAGATAACGTAAGCGACCAAGGAAAGAAAACCTATAACGAATACATTGCTTCGAAAATTTAGGAAAGAATGTAGTAAGACGGTAAACGTATTTTTTTCGATAGGTTCATGGCTATCTTGGTAAGTTTCATTAATATCCTGCTTCGTAAGATCGAATTCTTCCACTCCGAATTCTTCGATATCATAACCCATTAAGTGAGGAAATTGCTTAATGATAAGAATAATCCCGATCGCCACGAGCATTCCGGTAACTACCGCAGAGGGAAAGTAAGCGGCGAGTTTTCCGGACCGCAATATTCCTAAAATAATTTGGATTCCACCGGCGATAAGAAGGGATAATAAAAACGTTTCGAAATTTCCTAAATCACTGATTCCTGATAAAACAATCCCTGTCAAACTTGCCGTTGGTCCCGAAACGCTAAAAGAAGAACGACTTAAACTACCGACAATGATTCCGCCAATAAAACCGCTGATGATTCCTGCAAAGAGAGGAGCTCCTGAAGCGTGGGCAATCCCCAAACAAAGCGGAATTGCAACTATAAATACCGCCAGCCCGGCGAGAGCATCAAAGAGAATATTCTTTCGAAATGTATCTATTTTGGATCGCATCGTTTAGAAGTTCTAAAAAAAATCGGAATTATAATTCCGTAAACGCGTTCAAGTGTAACGAACAACGAGTGCGCTACGAATCCTTAAATGAGTGCTAATTATCTTAACGCTTTGTAAAAAGCCAGGATTTTTTAGGCATTCGAACACCGAGGTTAATCTATGAAATTTCGAATCATTCGAATAATATTACGTTTATATTTGTTCTTAATATTACCGTTAGTCCTCATTCCTGGAGAATTCCATGCAAAAGAAGACGCTAGATTCGAGACGGCGATTTTTGCAGGAGGTTGTTTTTGGTGTATGGAAGGTCCGTTTGAAAAACTTCCCGGAGTAATTTCAGTCGTCTCGGGATATTCGGGCGGGAAGGAGAAAAATCCTACATATGAAGATGTGGGATACGGCAGGACAGGTCACCGAGAATCGGTATTAGTCACTTACGATCCTAAAAAAATAAAATACGAGACCCTACTGGATACGTTTTGGAAACAAATCGATCCGACGGACAACGGCGGCCAGTTCGCCGATAGAGGAAACCAATATCGGACGGCAATATTCTATAAAAATGATATTCAAAAAAAATTAGCAGCTGCATCGAAGCAGGCCTTGATCTCATCCGGAAAATTTTCCAAGCCGATCACGGTGGAATTATTACCGGTCGGAGAATTTTATGCCGCCGAAGAATATCACCAGGATTATTATAAAAAGAATCCGGAACATTATAAAGCCTACCGAAGGGGATCGGGCCGAGAGGAATACCTTAAGAAAACCTGGGGTCAAAACGGATCCTAAGCCATCGATGAAACCGAAGCCGGGAATTCAAACAGGAGTTTTGCAATCGATCGGAAGTTCGAAATAAAAGCAGGAGGATTTGCCGAATTTTTCCGCGAGTCCGATACTCCCATGATGGCTTTCCACAATTTTCTTGCTAATGGCCAATCCAAGTCCCGTCCCGCGAGATTCCTTAGCCGTAAAAAACGCGTCGAATATCGCGCTTCGGATAAATTGGGGAACACCCGGACCGTTATCCCAAACTTCGAATCGAATTTTTTCCACGATGCCCGATTGCCCTTTGATACCGAAGATATCGATGCCCAATAATTTATTCTCCGTTACTTCGGTGCAAAGTGCGTCCTTTGCATTGATTAACAGATTGAGCAGGACCTGCTTAATTTTCTGACTTTGGCACAAAATAAGAGGTAGGGATTCGCGTTCTCGCGCTTCCTCCACTCTGATTTTCTCGATCTGCAAAAGTGGATCCGCTAGAGCTAGGGCATCGTCTCGGAGGTTATACGGATCGACCTTCTCGAAGCTTGTCCCGTCTCCCTTCGCATATAATAGTAAATCCTTAACCAGTTTTGATAAGTGATCCGTTTCTGCCGAAATAATATCCACGTATTTCAGAAGTTTGGGATCGACTAATGATTTTGCCAATAGATTGGAGTAGCCCAGAACGATCGTAAGCGGATTGTTAATCTCGTGAATCATTGCAGCCGCAATGAGCCCGATGGATTCCAATTTTTGGCTCCTACGTAAAATCGATTCGTAGGAATCCTTCTCCGTCTCGATCATTTTTCGTTCAGTTTGATCCAACAAGAATCCTTCCAAATAGCCCGGATTCTGCGAGTGTGCAAATACCCGCAAGGTTCCATAAAAAGGAGAACCGTCTTTTTTCAGTAGGTGTACTTCCTCACCTTGTATTTTACCTGTTTCGGCTAATAGCCCGTTAAGAACATTTCTCTGATCGCGATCCACTAAAATGTCGGCCACGCGAATCAGTGCGGAAGAAGAATTTGGATCGTAACCGAGCATTTTGAAGAAGGTAGGATTCCCGTAGATGACTTGGCGATTATAAACCGCAAAAATACCTTCCAGCGCGTTATCCAATAAGGATCGAAGCCGCTCAGTGGTTACTCGTAATGTTCGTTGCATTTCCATCGGTTCGGTTACGTCTTTCAGGATGGAAACGAAGGAAATGATCTTACCCGCGGAATCCTTTGTCGAAGAAATCGTTTGATCGCAATAAAACAAATCGCCGTTTTTCTTCTTATTTACAACGGTTGCCCGGAAGGTCTCCCCGTTCAAAATCGTTTCCCATAACCGTTTGTAAAAAGTCTGATCTTGTAATCCGGATTTTAATCGATTGGGCGAGCAACCTTGGATCTCGTATAAACTGTATCCCGTAAGTTTTTCGAATGCAGGATTTACGAATTCTATATTGCCGCCGGAGTTTGTTACAAAAATCGCGTCGGCGGTATCGTTTACTGCTGCCGCCAATTGAAGATTATGCGATTGCACCTTTTTACTATTCGTTTCATCAAAGAAGGAAAGTAAAATGTACGATATTTGTCCGTTATCGGTTTTAATAGTATCGAATTTACAAGAGGTTGAAAACGAAAGTTCCGATGCGGTAACGATTTCTAAATCGGGAAAACTTCCCGCTTCTTCTCCCAGAATTTTCTCCAGAAAATTTTCCTTTGGAAAGGGTATTCCGGCTGCCCGAACGATCCTCCAGGGGGATTCATAGAAATGGTGTCCGATTAAATCGTTCGACGTACCGCCTAACCATTGCAAGGCCCTATCATTTGCAAACATGATTCTTCCCTTGCCATCTAAGAGATAAATCGCTTCCTGCAATAAATTAAGGGTTCGATAGTATAAATTCTCGGGGGGCGTGCTGTCTCCTATAATGGGAGAATCTTCGCTCGAAGATTCTCCACCGAATAAAGTCATCGAAAATTTCCTAGCGCTGAAAATGACATTTTAACAGTATGATAGAGAATTGAGAAGAAATATTGTCCCTTAAGCGACAATATTTAAAGAAAAGCTAGTCTCCCAGAAGGCGGAATAGATAAATCGTCAATCTTTGCAATTTATCTCGTTCAGGCCCGGGAATGTCTTTTTCGAGATCTATCGTTTTTCGATAGATCGACTTCAGGTGATTTTTCATGGTTCCTTGATGAATACCAAGTTCTTCGCAAACTAGACTCTTATCTTTTCCAGAGGCTATCCCGGCACATATTTCGGTCTCCTTTCGAGTAAGCTTGGTTTTTTCCCGAAGCATCCGTACGAGAGCCGCTTTGTCCAAGCCTTCGTATCTACGAAATATATCCGGAGGTGAAATCGGTTCCGTTCCGATTTCCATGGACCCCCGCAATTTTACAAGGCCGCCCACTTCATTATTAGAAAGAATCATACTAAGGAAACTTGAGATCTTTCCTTCTTCGTCCTGAATTGGGGAAATGACCTGGTTCCATTGTACATATTTTCCGGCGTGGTTTCGATTCAGAAAACTGCCATGAAACTCTTTCCCGCTCAGAATCTTTTCCCAAAATTCATCATAGAATTCCCGTGACGTTT is part of the Leptospira broomii serovar Hurstbridge str. 5399 genome and harbors:
- a CDS encoding PAS domain S-box protein: MEDLKEYVLKYETLPDILLICDLQGQIIHISGKGLEILGLHSGDVFFGKKFMDFFSDADRAYIASEVFPSTLREGEWRGYVYLRKKGGEEIPVLQIAPVLPNSQKRLSLFLFLKGGSACASMRNEAIYRAFRQSRNAMFLTDKSGTILAVNRQFETLSGFKEEELVGKTPKIFQSGQTSREFYDEFWEKILSGKEFHGSFLNRNHAGKYVQWNQVISPIQDEEGKISSFLSMILSNNEVGGLVKLRGSMEIGTEPISPPDIFRRYEGLDKAALVRMLREKTKLTRKETEICAGIASGKDKSLVCEELGIHQGTMKNHLKSIYRKTIDLEKDIPGPERDKLQRLTIYLFRLLGD
- the msrA gene encoding peptide-methionine (S)-S-oxide reductase MsrA; protein product: MKFRIIRIILRLYLFLILPLVLIPGEFHAKEDARFETAIFAGGCFWCMEGPFEKLPGVISVVSGYSGGKEKNPTYEDVGYGRTGHRESVLVTYDPKKIKYETLLDTFWKQIDPTDNGGQFADRGNQYRTAIFYKNDIQKKLAAASKQALISSGKFSKPITVELLPVGEFYAAEEYHQDYYKKNPEHYKAYRRGSGREEYLKKTWGQNGS
- a CDS encoding SulP family inorganic anion transporter, translating into MRSKIDTFRKNILFDALAGLAVFIVAIPLCLGIAHASGAPLFAGIISGFIGGIIVGSLSRSSFSVSGPTASLTGIVLSGISDLGNFETFLLSLLIAGGIQIILGILRSGKLAAYFPSAVVTGMLVAIGIILIIKQFPHLMGYDIEEFGVEEFDLTKQDINETYQDSHEPIEKNTFTVLLHSFLNFRSNVFVIGFLSLVAYVIWEKKIAEKFRFLPASLIAIGTGVLLNVCLEGFNPEFALGRDHLVQLPILKNPSDLFGQLTYPNFSAWRNPSVWSLGLLIALVASVESLLCVEIIDRLDEEGRKTPMSRELLAQGVGNIACGLIGGIPLTSVIVRGSVNIASGAKSKVSVILHGVLIALSILLLPTLMNRIPLASLAAILVVIGIKLAKPKIFRTILSRRISQWLPFLGTVIITLFSDLLIGTFCGIILSLVFVLYEDHRTVVIRIEDHGKFRRIVLGENLGFFHKARIREILEQQPVGITLEIDGSRTLHIDQDVTELIHEFRNRAARKNISVILGGIPNMNNDIQDLKEEMDRSYRKLLNNNRDWAKERTDQDPMFFSKLAEGQTPQILFIGCSDSRVPIDVITKTDPGMIFTTRNIANIVSVDDISLFSVVQYAIEVLNIKHIIVCGHYECGGIKAALTGRSTGLIDNWITHIKDIYLKHRYELDALGEKERERKLIELNVAEQVINLYKTSLVQSALKKYGFPRIHGWVYDLGTGNLKEVEYRTLLRKELGGFYEIELDQL
- a CDS encoding PAS domain-containing sensor histidine kinase, which produces MTLFGGESSSEDSPIIGDSTPPENLYYRTLNLLQEAIYLLDGKGRIMFANDRALQWLGGTSNDLIGHHFYESPWRIVRAAGIPFPKENFLEKILGEEAGSFPDLEIVTASELSFSTSCKFDTIKTDNGQISYILLSFFDETNSKKVQSHNLQLAAAVNDTADAIFVTNSGGNIEFVNPAFEKLTGYSLYEIQGCSPNRLKSGLQDQTFYKRLWETILNGETFRATVVNKKKNGDLFYCDQTISSTKDSAGKIISFVSILKDVTEPMEMQRTLRVTTERLRSLLDNALEGIFAVYNRQVIYGNPTFFKMLGYDPNSSSALIRVADILVDRDQRNVLNGLLAETGKIQGEEVHLLKKDGSPFYGTLRVFAHSQNPGYLEGFLLDQTERKMIETEKDSYESILRRSQKLESIGLIAAAMIHEINNPLTIVLGYSNLLAKSLVDPKLLKYVDIISAETDHLSKLVKDLLLYAKGDGTSFEKVDPYNLRDDALALADPLLQIEKIRVEEARERESLPLILCQSQKIKQVLLNLLINAKDALCTEVTENKLLGIDIFGIKGQSGIVEKIRFEVWDNGPGVPQFIRSAIFDAFFTAKESRGTGLGLAISKKIVESHHGSIGLAEKFGKSSCFYFELPIDCKTPV